From the Rhizomicrobium palustre genome, the window TTGGGATGGGCACGGTATTCGGCAAGGTTCAGCATGAAAGCCATGCCTTCTGGCGAAGGTGCCTTGCCAATACGATCGCGAAATCCGGATCGCGCTTGGCAGCGAATACGGCGAGCGAATGGCCCGCTACCCAAATAAGAACACCGGCGAGCCACATCTGAAGTCCGAGCCCCAGCGCGGCGGCGACGGTGCCGTTGACGATGGCAAGGCCACGGGGCGCTCCGGCCAAAAGGATCGGCTCGGTTAGGGCGCGATGCAGCGGTACTTCAAAGCCTTCGATCGCGCCGCTCATGCAATGAGCGCTCCGCCGCCGAAGGAAAAGAACGAGAGGAAAAAGCTCGAGGCGGCAAAGGCGATGGAAAGGCCGAACACGATCTGGATCAGCTTACGAAAGCCGCCCGAGGTCTCGCCAAAGGCCAGCGTCAGG encodes:
- a CDS encoding VirB3 family type IV secretion system protein — translated: MSGAIEGFEVPLHRALTEPILLAGAPRGLAIVNGTVAAALGLGLQMWLAGVLIWVAGHSLAVFAAKRDPDFAIVLARHLRQKAWLSC